One window from the genome of Dyadobacter sp. CECT 9275 encodes:
- a CDS encoding restriction endonuclease subunit S domain-containing protein encodes MGSLLDLWTTRYDEMKAIIVAIPSLAEQTTIANFLDRKTAQIDQAISIKEKQ; translated from the coding sequence ATGGGATCGTTGCTTGACCTTTGGACTACACGATATGATGAAATGAAAGCCATCATTGTGGCAATTCCATCCCTCGCCGAACAAACCACCATCGCCAATTTCCTCGATCGTAAAACGGCCCAAATTGACCAGGCCATTTCCATCAAAGAAAAACAATAG